In Harpia harpyja isolate bHarHar1 chromosome Z, bHarHar1 primary haplotype, whole genome shotgun sequence, a single window of DNA contains:
- the CNBP gene encoding CCHC-type zinc finger nucleic acid binding protein isoform X3, whose product MSSNECFKCGRTGHWARECPTGIGRGRGMRSRGRAGFQFMSSSLPDICYRCGESGHLAKDCDLQEDACYNCGRGGHIAKDCKEPKREREQCCYNCGKPGHLARDCDHADEQKCYSCGEFGHIQKDCTKVKCYRCGETGHVAINCSKTSEVNCYRCGESGHLARECTIEATA is encoded by the exons ATGAGCAGCAACGAGTGCTTCAAGTGTGGACGTACTGGCCACTGGGCTCGGGAGTGCCCTACTGGAATTGGCCGTGGTCGTGGGATGAGAAGCCGTGGCAGAG CAGGCTTCCAGTTCATGTCTTCATCTCTTCCGGACATCTGTTACCGCTGTGGTGAGTCTGGCCATCTTGCCAAGGACTGTGATCTTCAGGAGGATG CCTGCTATAACTGCGGTAGAGGTGGCCATATTGCGAAGGACTGCAAGGAGCcgaagagggagagagagcagTGCTGCTACAACTGTGGCAAACCTGGCCATCTGGCTCGTGACTGTGACCATGCAGATGAGCAGAAGTGCTATTCTTGTGGAGAGTTTGGACACATTCAAAAAGACTGCACCAAAGTGAAATGCTATAG GTGTGGTGAAACTGGCCATGTAGCCATCAACTGCAGCAAGACCAGTGAAGTCAACTGCTATCGCTGCGGCGAGTCAGGGCACCTTGCACGGGAATGCACAATTGAAGCTACAGcctaa
- the ISY1 gene encoding pre-mRNA-splicing factor ISY1 homolog, producing MARNAEKAMTALARFRQAQLEEGKVKERRPFLASECNELPKAEKWRRQIIGEISKKVAQIQNAGLGEFRIRDLNDEINKLLREKGHWEFRIKELGGPDYARIGPKMLDHEGKEVPGNRGYKYFGAAKDLPGVRELFEKEPLPPPRKTRAELMKAIDAEYYGYRDEDDGILEPLEQEHERKVIAEAVEKWKMEREARLARGEEEEEEEVNIYAVNDDESDEDGAKEKDGEEGQQKFIAHVPVPSQQEIEEALVRRKKMELLQKYASETLMAQSEEAKTLLGL from the exons ATG gcTCGGAACGCGGAAAAGGCCAT gacGGCCTTGGCGAGATTTCGGCAAGCTCAGCTTGAGGAAGGAAAAGTTAAG GAACGAAGACCTTTCCTTGCATCAGAGTGTAATGAATTGCCTAAAGCTGAGAAATGGAGGCGACAG ATCATTGGGGAAATTTCCAAGAAAGTGGCACAGATTCAAAATG CTGGATTAGGCGAATTCAGAATTCGGGACCTGAACGATGAAATAAACAAGCTTCTGAGGGAGAAAGGACACTGGGAATTCAGAATAAAGGAGCTAGGAGGTCCTGATTATGCT CGGATTGGACCAAAAATGTTAGATCATGAAGGGAAGGAAGTTCCAGGAAACAGAGGCTACAAGTATTTTGGAGCTGCAAAGGATTTACCAGGAGTTAGAGAACTTTTTGAAAAGGAAC CCCTCCCACCACCTCGGAAAACTCGAGCTGAGCTTATGAAAGCCATTGATGCAGAATACTATGGCTACAGGGATGAAGATGATGGTATTCTGGAGCCACTGGAACAAGAACATGAAAGGAAAG TTATAGCAGAAGCAgtggaaaaatggaaaatggaGAGAGAAGCACGACTCGcaagaggtgaggaggaggaggaggaggaagtaaaTATCTATGCTGTCAACGATGATGAG tcggATGAGGATGGTGCCAAGGAAAAAGATGGTGAAGAAGGGCAACAGAAATTTATTGCACATGTTCCAGTGCCATCTCAACAGGAG atTGAGGAAGCTCTTGTACGGAGAAAGAAGATGGAGCTTCTTCAGAAGTATGCCAGTGAAACCCTCATGGCACAGAGTGAAGAAGCAAAAACACTTCTAGGATTGTAA
- the CNBP gene encoding CCHC-type zinc finger nucleic acid binding protein isoform X4 yields MSSNECFKCGRTGHWARECPTGIGRGRGMRSRGRGFQFMSSSLPDICYRCGESGHLAKDCDLQEDACYNCGRGGHIAKDCKEPKREREQCCYNCGKPGHLARDCDHADEQKCYSCGEFGHIQKDCTKVKCYRCGETGHVAINCSKTSEVNCYRCGESGHLARECTIEATA; encoded by the exons ATGAGCAGCAACGAGTGCTTCAAGTGTGGACGTACTGGCCACTGGGCTCGGGAGTGCCCTACTGGAATTGGCCGTGGTCGTGGGATGAGAAGCCGTGGCAGAG GCTTCCAGTTCATGTCTTCATCTCTTCCGGACATCTGTTACCGCTGTGGTGAGTCTGGCCATCTTGCCAAGGACTGTGATCTTCAGGAGGATG CCTGCTATAACTGCGGTAGAGGTGGCCATATTGCGAAGGACTGCAAGGAGCcgaagagggagagagagcagTGCTGCTACAACTGTGGCAAACCTGGCCATCTGGCTCGTGACTGTGACCATGCAGATGAGCAGAAGTGCTATTCTTGTGGAGAGTTTGGACACATTCAAAAAGACTGCACCAAAGTGAAATGCTATAG GTGTGGTGAAACTGGCCATGTAGCCATCAACTGCAGCAAGACCAGTGAAGTCAACTGCTATCGCTGCGGCGAGTCAGGGCACCTTGCACGGGAATGCACAATTGAAGCTACAGcctaa
- the CNBP gene encoding CCHC-type zinc finger nucleic acid binding protein isoform X1 — MSSNECFKCGRTGHWARECPTGIGRGRGMRSRGRAGFQFMSSSLPDICYRCGESGHLAKDCDLQEDEACYNCGRGGHIAKDCKEPKREREQCCYNCGKPGHLARDCDHADEQKCYSCGEFGHIQKDCTKVKCYRCGETGHVAINCSKTSEVNCYRCGESGHLARECTIEATA, encoded by the exons ATGAGCAGCAACGAGTGCTTCAAGTGTGGACGTACTGGCCACTGGGCTCGGGAGTGCCCTACTGGAATTGGCCGTGGTCGTGGGATGAGAAGCCGTGGCAGAG CAGGCTTCCAGTTCATGTCTTCATCTCTTCCGGACATCTGTTACCGCTGTGGTGAGTCTGGCCATCTTGCCAAGGACTGTGATCTTCAGGAGGATG AAGCCTGCTATAACTGCGGTAGAGGTGGCCATATTGCGAAGGACTGCAAGGAGCcgaagagggagagagagcagTGCTGCTACAACTGTGGCAAACCTGGCCATCTGGCTCGTGACTGTGACCATGCAGATGAGCAGAAGTGCTATTCTTGTGGAGAGTTTGGACACATTCAAAAAGACTGCACCAAAGTGAAATGCTATAG GTGTGGTGAAACTGGCCATGTAGCCATCAACTGCAGCAAGACCAGTGAAGTCAACTGCTATCGCTGCGGCGAGTCAGGGCACCTTGCACGGGAATGCACAATTGAAGCTACAGcctaa
- the CNBP gene encoding CCHC-type zinc finger nucleic acid binding protein isoform X2 — protein MSSNECFKCGRTGHWARECPTGIGRGRGMRSRGRGFQFMSSSLPDICYRCGESGHLAKDCDLQEDEACYNCGRGGHIAKDCKEPKREREQCCYNCGKPGHLARDCDHADEQKCYSCGEFGHIQKDCTKVKCYRCGETGHVAINCSKTSEVNCYRCGESGHLARECTIEATA, from the exons ATGAGCAGCAACGAGTGCTTCAAGTGTGGACGTACTGGCCACTGGGCTCGGGAGTGCCCTACTGGAATTGGCCGTGGTCGTGGGATGAGAAGCCGTGGCAGAG GCTTCCAGTTCATGTCTTCATCTCTTCCGGACATCTGTTACCGCTGTGGTGAGTCTGGCCATCTTGCCAAGGACTGTGATCTTCAGGAGGATG AAGCCTGCTATAACTGCGGTAGAGGTGGCCATATTGCGAAGGACTGCAAGGAGCcgaagagggagagagagcagTGCTGCTACAACTGTGGCAAACCTGGCCATCTGGCTCGTGACTGTGACCATGCAGATGAGCAGAAGTGCTATTCTTGTGGAGAGTTTGGACACATTCAAAAAGACTGCACCAAAGTGAAATGCTATAG GTGTGGTGAAACTGGCCATGTAGCCATCAACTGCAGCAAGACCAGTGAAGTCAACTGCTATCGCTGCGGCGAGTCAGGGCACCTTGCACGGGAATGCACAATTGAAGCTACAGcctaa